caatccccaactcaaatagtcaactttccaactcgctttccttacaacccgaatcatttaccttctctactcgacttatgtcttgtttctgatcctagttagtgctcagtttctccacattcacccttagatGCTTCTGAACACAGTTTTATCTCTCTAAAACTaatatctcattcttcttcatcaccTGAATCCCCCTATTATCGAACCTCTTACAACTACagtaaagctgactgggattctttccgtgattttcttcgtgatggcccttgggtagaaatcttttgtcttcctgccgacaaatgtgcttcttacataacttcgtggattcaggatggcatggaatcttttgtTCCCTCTCGATGATTCCAGAACAAGCCTCACTCTCCTCCATGGTTTTTCTCACactgtgctgctgcaattgccaatcgaaaccgtTGCTTCCATatttatcagcaaaacaattctccagaaaacagacgtctgtttattactgctagaaaccattgtaaaaaggttttgtctaacgccaaagcccgctattctcaggtcatgaaatctcgtatctcatctcaaaaattaggttctcgtgacttctggagaatctttaataatatcaataataagggcaaatctttAATTCCGCCTTTCTTGTATGATTCAGACTTtgttacctcacctaaagataaagctgaattgtttgctaaaaacttctcatcaatatcatctcttgattccactagttgcgttctacctgatattgccaacaaacaggttgatccattgctcgacattcatatcactccagcttctgtatctaaagtgatttcctgcctagactcttctacagcttgtggcccggacaaTATACCTGTTATTGTCttgtaaaagtgttttttagaGATGTCGTCTTTACTCTCAAAACTATTCAAcgagtgcttatcagagtcttgttttccagcctgctggaaagcggtATCTGTTATCCCTATCTTCAAAATTTgcagagcgatctgattcgcctaactaccgtcccataaGTTTTCTTCCTATCATTAGcaaggtttttaaatctttaattaacaaacacttaatttctcatcttgaatctaataacttactttctgatcatcaatatggatttcgatcttctcgttctacagctgatttgttaacagtaataactgacagattttatcgtgcattagatgaagttggagaggttaaggccatcgctctcgacatttcaaaagcttttgataaagtttggcatgctggtcttctctataagctttcttcttatggtgtatctggcaacatctttaagattattgaatccttcctttccaatcgtagtataaaagttgtcctcgatggacaacactcttcttcttattctgtaacttcaggggctcctcaaggttctatccttggccctatactctttttaatttacattaacgatcttccagatattctcacaactaaggtggcattgtttgcagatgatactaccatttattctcgTCGTGATAAAaaaccaacactctctgattgcttagagggggcatttgagcttgaaaaggatctcacttctgctacagcatggggcttacagtggctggtgaacttcaatacagataaaactcaattttttcagccaatcgttatcgcaataatttagatcttcctatatttatgaacggtgatgtactcgatgagtcacctactcttcatcttctaggattaactcttacttccaatctttcttggaaaccatatatcaaatcagttgcaaaattagcatctgctaaggttgcatctctttatcgagctcgtcactttcttacttcggattctattctctatctctataaatctcaaatccggccttgtatggaatactgttgtcatatctggggcggatcttctaatgatgccctttctcttttagacaaggtgcaaaaacgcattgtaaacatagttggacctgctcttgcagccaacctccaaccattatcacatcgtcgtaatgttgcttctctttctcttttctacgaatactataatgggcactgctctaaagagctagcgtctcttttgccatctactaaaattcattctcgtgttactcgtcattcaattaagtttaatcctttttctgtgactgttcctaagtactCCAAAAAcacttattcgtctagtttttttcctcgaacatcagctctttggaattcgcttccttcatcttgctttcctaattcatataatttgcaatcctTTAAGTCGTCCGTCAAtagttatcttgctctacaatcttcatcttttctctttcagtaacttccaactttagTTAGTGgctgcttgcagtcttgttggaagcgaagatgttataaaaaaaattttttgtaaagcaaTTAGACATGGTTTCGTATGATTATAGAATGTCaagcatttaaaaatgaaagaataaGGAATTTTGAAATTAGAATGAACTCTGATAAAATGGTAGCACAAATACTACGTgtcaaaatgttgaaaaaaaaaggggcaaaataattgaacaaaataaaaataacttgacaCTGATATTTGGTCGTTctggtaacaattttttttgaaaaacttgctCCACCAACATAACCTTGCCTTATGACAACATTgtgctttaattttaaatggtaaaaatgCGCCCATTTCTTAGTATTTTAGCCGGCGTGAAGTCAATTTGAGGGAATTATGTGATTACTATGTCAACAGTTCGAATTTTAGTGAAAATGTAATCCATTACTGTTAATTTACTATAAGTATGTTaccaaaaatcatttttattaaaatactaagACTTGAAATCAGAAGGGGGTATCAACATGCCCTTTAACTTTGGTAATCTAACTTGCCTAACGTTCAATTCAATTGAAATTAGAATCGATTGCATTTACACTTTCACATTAATTGGCGCATTTTTATGATTCAATGTAATGCAATTTTATCTGCCAATCAAACTTCAGAGGTATCacaattgtttattttgtttaccaAGTGTATAcgtatatatgcataaatgtgTAGTTATATGTTCCTGAGTATATTTCGTttaattgatgtaaaaaaaaattaaaagaatcgGATAGATGGAAAGCGAAAACCCAAAACAAAACCCTTGGaattctaaaaataagaaaaaaaaagaaaactaattttGTTGGGATCAGTTCggtatataattttaaacatttaataatctAAATGTAATATGaatatattgataatttatatgtaaaaaaaatttaaactactgCATTTAAATGGTTAAATTGCAGTTTGGAGGTTTAAGTTCCACCCACCAATTATTTGGATACAGATACTTTTGAATTTCAACTCCTTGATGAGGTACATTGAATAAAAGcccagcaaactttttttttcctagagGCTTCTGAGTTAATCTCTTAGGATATTGGTGATAAAAtctataatgtataaataatagcCACGACTCAATTCCAATACGTCTCATTATACCATCattataataatctttaaatACCATAATATCACCAGTCATTGtaccaaaatatactttataaactccactataatatacatatttcattttaatattatattccAATAGAGCGTTTTGAACTTCGTCAAAATTCACTAATCTTGCATCATCAAAGTCAACACCAAAGTCAAAATCATAATCCCAAGGTAATGGTTGTCCAGTGCGCAATGCACCCCATAAACTAAACACAAATAAGAAAATAACAGCTTTCATCTGCATATTACATGTAACAAAATATACTCTTCAAACAgcatttaatgtatatatataaatatatatgtatacgtgtgtataaatatatatataaatatatattaaatgatattttgtatttggaactaaaatacaaaaactcttGTACATATAAAAGTGCTCAattaataaatagaatttacttatattatttaaaagagcatattatatatatatatatatatatatatatatatatatatatatatatatatatatatatatatatatatatatatacatatataaatttataaacaaagaaaatacatacttttatgGTACTAAGAGTTTCATGCCTTAAGGCAATCATCAAACATgtaataaaaatcaagaaacaaaaaaaagattaaaatataaagttacagtggaGTGTACTCCGTCATCAACAAACATTGCAATAGTGTTGATGAAAGCAAGTGCCCTTTAAATCAACAGTGCCTTGTAAATAATATAGTGTATCAAGCCACTCTATACCTAGGCACTCTAGACGTGC
The nucleotide sequence above comes from Hydra vulgaris chromosome 09, alternate assembly HydraT2T_AEP. Encoded proteins:
- the LOC124811135 gene encoding uncharacterized protein RT0683; translation: MPSINHKYHTIYTSFKVTIKKSRKVCHLLLAILVSILYITFNIYVEGSYGVRSKGRCKNSFDENKDLIYLITKTHEVLDKYKLDYFLMYGSLWGALRTGQPLPWDYDFDFGVDFDDARLVNFDEVQNALLEYNIKMKYVYYSGVYKVYFGTMTGDIMVFKDYYNDGIMRRIGIESWLLFIHYRFYHQYPKRLTQKPLGKKKFAGLLFNVPHQGVEIQKYLYPNNWWVELKPPNCNLTI